A genomic stretch from Canis lupus baileyi chromosome 3, mCanLup2.hap1, whole genome shotgun sequence includes:
- the HES4 gene encoding transcription factor HES-4 — translation MPADTPGKPRASPLAGAPASASRTPNKPRSAAEHRKSSKPVMEKRRRARINESLAQLKTLILDAFRKDSSRHSKLEKADILEMTVRHLQSLRRVQVTAALSADPAVLGKYRAGFNECLAEVNRFLAGCEGVPAEVRSRLLGHLAACLGQLGPSRRPAPTPPAAEARAPEVYTACPPLPAFDGPFPLLRPGYAFALRLPPGLTGTPPTVPRAGLQNRGAPWRPWLR, via the exons ATGCCTGCGGACACCCCAGGGAAGCCGAGGGCCTCGCCGCTGGCAGGAGCGCCGGCCAGCGCTAGCCGAACCCCGAATAAGCCCCGGAGTGCGGCGGAGCACCGAAAG TCCTCCAAGCCGGTCATGGAGAAGCGGCGCCGAGCGCGCATCAACGAAAGCCTCGCGCAGCTCAAGACCCTCATCCTGGACGCTTTCAGGAAGGAT AGCTCCCGCCATTCGAAGCTGGAGAAAGCAGACATCCTGGAGATGACCGTGAGGCACTTGCAGAGCCTGCGGCGAGTGCAGGTGACAG CCGCGCTCAGCGCCGACCCCGCGGTCCTGGGCAAGTACCGCGCCGGCTTCAACGAGTGTCTCGCGGAGGTGAATCGCTTCTTGGCCGGCTGCGAGGGCGTCCCGGCCGAAGTGCGCTCTCGCCTGCTCGGCCACCTGGCGGCCTGCCTGGGCCAGTTGGGGCCctcgcgccgccccgccccgacACCCCCCGCTGCAGAGGCCCGCGCGCCCGAGGTCTACACGGCTTGCCCGCCGCTCCCGGCTTTCGAcggccccttccccctgctgcgCCCCGGGTACGCCTTCGCGCTGCGGCTCCCGCCGGGCCTGACCGGGACGCCCCCCACCGTCCCTAGGGCGGGGCTGCAGAACCGGGGCGCGCCCTGGAGGCCTTGGCTGCGCTGA
- the ISG15 gene encoding ubiquitin-like protein ISG15 gives MLEPTAMAGNLTVKMLGGEEFLVPLRDSMLASELKQQIALKTGVPAFQQRLATHPAGTVLQDGISLIRQGLCPGSTVLLVVKNCNDPLSILVRNNKGRSIAYEVWLTQTVAELKQQVCQQEHVQADLFWLSFEGKPMEDKHQLGEYGLTPQCTVFMNLRLRGGGGNWAGPGGQC, from the exons ATGCTGGAGCCTACAGCCATG GCTGGGAACCTGACTGTGAAGATGCTGGGAGGTGAGGAGTTCCTGGTGCCCCTGAGGGACTCTATGCTGGCATCAGAGCTGAAGCAGCAGATAGCCCTGAAAACTGGCGTGCCTGCGTTCCAACAGCGCCTAGCTACCCACCCGGCTGGCACAGTGCTGCAGGATGGGATCTCCCTCATCAGGCAGGGCCTGTGTCCTGGCAGCACAGTCCTGCTGGTGGTGAAGAACTGTAATGACCCCCTGAGCATCCTGGTGAGAAACAATAAGGGTCGCAGTATCGCCTACGAGGTCTGGCTGACACAGACTGTGGCTGAGCTCAAGCAGCAAGTGTGCCAGCAGGAGCACGTGCAGGCTGACCTGTTCTGGCTGAGTTTTGAAGGGAAGCCCATGGAGGACAAGCACCAGCTGGGGGAGTATGGTCTCACACCCCAGTGCACTGTGTTCATGAATTTACGCCtgcggggtggtggtgggaatTGGGCAGGACCAGGAGGGCAGTGCTGA